From a region of the Phragmites australis chromosome 21, lpPhrAust1.1, whole genome shotgun sequence genome:
- the LOC133903748 gene encoding uncharacterized protein LOC133903748 isoform X2 gives MSEDLMSCRHRRPSSPSSVAPPDDDDLLWEILLRLFPLPSSLIRASAVCKRWRRLVSDPGFLRRFRARHRTPPLLGFFSVSGGFSFTPTLDKPDRIPAARLTLPAHSNDRCCFLGCRHGLALHLNRTRQVAVVWNPITGNRRCVPFPPGTGFVLNAAVLRPTGNDDGQLIPFKLVLLCNNYDLGPTFARIYGSEPDKWGNVIAAPAPWIPTTRPSILVGNTLCWWIGEGDILGLDLETRSLALINKPAGLTSKCAFQILRTEDNGLGLAVLSGLCIQLWKANSDGAVTWVLQKTIELDKLFSPEPLVGRVGTTILGFAEDANAIFLLWDAGVFMIELESLKFRKVSESTRGFPCYPYASFFTAGREIAGGVDGVEFWNNA, from the coding sequence ATGAGCGAGGACTTGATgagctgccgccaccgccgcccctcCTCGCCGTCATCGGTGGCCCCACCGGACGACGACGACCTCCTCTGGGAGATCCTCCTCCGCCTCTTTCCCCTGCCGTCCTCCCTCATCCGCGCCTCCGCAGTCTGCAAGCGCTGGCGCCGCCTCGTCTCCGACCCCGGCTTCCTCCGCCGCTTCCGCGCCCGTCACCGCACGCCTCCCCTGCTCGGCTTCTTCTCGGTCAGCGGCGGGTTCTCCTTCACTCCCACGCTGGACAAACCCGACCGCATCCCTGCCGCACGCCTGACCCTGCCGGCTCACTCCAACGACCGCTGCTGCTTCCTCGGCTGCCGGCACGGCCTCGCCCTCCATCTGAACCGAACGCGGCAAGTGGCCGTCGTCTGGAACCCCATTACGGGAAACCGACGCTGCGTGCCCTTTCCACCGGGGACCGGATTCGTCCTCAATGCCGCGGTGCTGCGCCCTACCGGCAACGACGATGGGCAATTGATCCCATTTAAATTAGTCTTGCTATGCAACAACTATGACCTTGGACCTACGTTTGCGCGCATCTACGGATCGGAGCCTGATAAGTGGGGCAATGTGATCGCAGCACCAGCACCTTGGATTCCTACGACTCGGCCCAGCATCCTGGTTGGGAATACGCTTTGCTGGTGGATTGGTGAAGGCGACATTCTTGGGCTTGATTTGGAAACACGGAGTCTCGCTTTGATCAACAAGCCGGCTGGCTTGACCTCCAAGTGCGCCTTTCAGATCTTGCGGACGGAGGATAATGGACTTGGCCTAGCCGTTTTGTCAGGACTGTGCATCCAGTTATGGAAGGCCAATTCTGACGGTGCTGTGACATGGGTTCTGCAGAAAACCATTGAACTCGACAAGCTCTTTTCGCCGGAACCGTTGGTGGGAAGAGTTGGGACAACGATACTGGGGTTTGCTGAGGATGCTAATGCCATTTTTCTATTGTGGGATGCTGGTGTCTTTATGATCGAACTAGAATCATTGAAGTTCAGAAAAGTTTCTGAAAGCACTAGGGGTTTTCCTTGTTATCCCTATGCAAGTTTCTTTACAGCGG
- the LOC133903748 gene encoding uncharacterized protein LOC133903748 isoform X1: MSEDLMSCRHRRPSSPSSVAPPDDDDLLWEILLRLFPLPSSLIRASAVCKRWRRLVSDPGFLRRFRARHRTPPLLGFFSVSGGFSFTPTLDKPDRIPAARLTLPAHSNDRCCFLGCRHGLALHLNRTRQVAVVWNPITGNRRCVPFPPGTGFVLNAAVLRPTGNDDGQLIPFKLVLLCNNYDLGPTFARIYGSEPDKWGNVIAAPAPWIPTTRPSILVGNTLCWWIGEGDILGLDLETRSLALINKPAGLTSKCAFQILRTEDNGLGLAVLSGLCIQLWKANSDGAVTWVLQKTIELDKLFSPEPLVGRVGTTILGFAEDANAIFLLWDAGVFMIELESLKFRKVSESTRGFPCYPYASFFTAGSQVGEEEAVFGYFVPADQGGGQE; this comes from the coding sequence ATGAGCGAGGACTTGATgagctgccgccaccgccgcccctcCTCGCCGTCATCGGTGGCCCCACCGGACGACGACGACCTCCTCTGGGAGATCCTCCTCCGCCTCTTTCCCCTGCCGTCCTCCCTCATCCGCGCCTCCGCAGTCTGCAAGCGCTGGCGCCGCCTCGTCTCCGACCCCGGCTTCCTCCGCCGCTTCCGCGCCCGTCACCGCACGCCTCCCCTGCTCGGCTTCTTCTCGGTCAGCGGCGGGTTCTCCTTCACTCCCACGCTGGACAAACCCGACCGCATCCCTGCCGCACGCCTGACCCTGCCGGCTCACTCCAACGACCGCTGCTGCTTCCTCGGCTGCCGGCACGGCCTCGCCCTCCATCTGAACCGAACGCGGCAAGTGGCCGTCGTCTGGAACCCCATTACGGGAAACCGACGCTGCGTGCCCTTTCCACCGGGGACCGGATTCGTCCTCAATGCCGCGGTGCTGCGCCCTACCGGCAACGACGATGGGCAATTGATCCCATTTAAATTAGTCTTGCTATGCAACAACTATGACCTTGGACCTACGTTTGCGCGCATCTACGGATCGGAGCCTGATAAGTGGGGCAATGTGATCGCAGCACCAGCACCTTGGATTCCTACGACTCGGCCCAGCATCCTGGTTGGGAATACGCTTTGCTGGTGGATTGGTGAAGGCGACATTCTTGGGCTTGATTTGGAAACACGGAGTCTCGCTTTGATCAACAAGCCGGCTGGCTTGACCTCCAAGTGCGCCTTTCAGATCTTGCGGACGGAGGATAATGGACTTGGCCTAGCCGTTTTGTCAGGACTGTGCATCCAGTTATGGAAGGCCAATTCTGACGGTGCTGTGACATGGGTTCTGCAGAAAACCATTGAACTCGACAAGCTCTTTTCGCCGGAACCGTTGGTGGGAAGAGTTGGGACAACGATACTGGGGTTTGCTGAGGATGCTAATGCCATTTTTCTATTGTGGGATGCTGGTGTCTTTATGATCGAACTAGAATCATTGAAGTTCAGAAAAGTTTCTGAAAGCACTAGGGGTTTTCCTTGTTATCCCTATGCAAGTTTCTTTACAGCGG